In Candidatus Desulfarcum epimagneticum, one genomic interval encodes:
- a CDS encoding conserved hypothetical protein (Evidence 4 : Unknown function but conserved in other organisms) produces MEVIPRELTLITQENMAPRFDPAWYVAKDGVIDMKKLLEKFQQFFRENSEVWIERFDYKEAGPQLLLQAFLQRIVNGGGSIYREYGLGRRRTDLLLVWPHDKGEKRSVIELKILYKSLEKTIAEGLEQTFQYMDRCGAEAGHLVIFDRDENKSWDDKIFYREETFQGQSIGVWGM; encoded by the coding sequence ATGGAGGTCATCCCGAGAGAGCTGACCCTTATCACCCAGGAAAACATGGCGCCGCGTTTCGATCCGGCATGGTATGTCGCAAAAGACGGCGTCATTGACATGAAAAAACTGCTGGAAAAATTTCAACAATTTTTCAGGGAAAACTCGGAAGTATGGATTGAGCGCTTCGATTACAAGGAAGCCGGCCCCCAACTGCTGCTGCAGGCGTTTTTGCAGCGCATCGTAAACGGCGGGGGGTCCATTTACAGGGAATACGGCCTTGGCAGAAGGCGGACTGATCTTTTGCTCGTGTGGCCCCATGACAAAGGCGAGAAGCGGAGTGTGATCGAACTCAAAATACTTTACAAAAGTCTTGAAAAAACGATTGCCGAAGGCCTTGAGCAGACCTTCCAGTACATGGACCGGTGCGGCGCCGAGGCGGGCCATCTGGTGATCTTTGACCGGGATGAAAACAAATCCTGGGACGACAAGATATTTTACCGGGAAGAAACGTTTCAGGGTCAATCCATCGGAGTGTGGGGGATGTGA